One genomic region from Candidatus Neptunochlamydia vexilliferae encodes:
- a CDS encoding IS3 family transposase: MRKGEQGLDSGDKYFSQRKQCELLSVWRSGLYYQPRGPSQEDLQLMRAIDEQYLKTPFYGRRRMTLEMRDQGFLVGEKKVRSAMQVMGLEAIYPKPNLMKELKIDYPDQAWAADISYLPMDQGFGYLFAIMDWYSRYVIEWELSNMLDTDFCMEALERSLKRRSPGIFNTDQGVQFTSCCFVERLEREKIRISMDGKGRYLDNVFVERLWRSVKYEDVYPKGYGTLKEARIGLDRYFSTLVKGDIIILRLHLVIRGFRKKCNPLS, translated from the coding sequence ATGCGAAAAGGTGAACAAGGCCTAGATTCTGGTGACAAGTATTTTTCTCAACGAAAACAATGTGAACTACTTAGCGTGTGGCGCTCAGGCTTGTACTATCAGCCTCGAGGGCCCAGCCAAGAGGACTTGCAGTTAATGAGAGCAATTGATGAGCAGTATCTTAAAACCCCTTTCTACGGTAGACGTAGAATGACTTTAGAGATGAGAGATCAAGGGTTTCTCGTTGGAGAAAAGAAAGTAAGAAGTGCCATGCAAGTAATGGGGCTAGAAGCAATCTACCCTAAACCGAACTTAATGAAGGAGCTCAAAATTGACTACCCAGACCAAGCATGGGCAGCAGACATTAGCTACCTTCCTATGGACCAAGGCTTTGGGTATTTATTTGCCATTATGGATTGGTATAGTAGGTATGTGATTGAATGGGAGCTTTCTAACATGCTCGATACAGACTTTTGCATGGAAGCTTTGGAAAGGAGCTTAAAAAGAAGGTCTCCCGGGATTTTTAATACAGACCAAGGAGTTCAGTTTACAAGCTGCTGCTTTGTAGAGCGGTTGGAAAGAGAAAAAATTAGGATAAGCATGGACGGAAAAGGGCGATACTTAGACAATGTTTTTGTTGAACGTTTATGGAGAAGTGTAAAGTATGAAGATGTATATCCTAAGGGGTATGGTACCCTCAAGGAAGCTCGGATAGGTTTGGATAGATACTTTTCTACTTTGGTAAAAGGTGACATTATCATTTTGCGCTTACATTTAGTAATCAGGGGTTTTAGAAAAAAGTGTAATCCATTATCATAG